One window of Populus nigra chromosome 5, ddPopNigr1.1, whole genome shotgun sequence genomic DNA carries:
- the LOC133694919 gene encoding B3 domain-containing protein At5g26805, translating to MERTRYYHFLLTKSEEEERQKVHGDGPWPLNFDVVEIRKNSCGDHHPLETLPLFPWKLKVELPLNQIGGYGPIELSAGQVFDHVLKYWDAGTVSQLISHEQEQIPIVVQDLDSGVKHDIYLVRSKEGGVGGEEKYKIHLHWKKKNVKKQGDKDTLSIGMYWNTSSSCLCLSVLDGPC from the coding sequence ATGGAAAGAACAAGGTATTACCACTTCCTCCTCACAAAATCCGAAGAGGAGGAGCGACAAAAGGTACATGGCGATGGTCCTTGGCCCCTGAATTTTGATGTGGTAGAAATAAGGAAAAATAGCTGTGGTGATCATCATCCCCTTGAAACCTTGCCGCTTTTTCCATGGAAGCTCAAAGTCGAATTACCACTCAATCAAATAGGAGGCTATGGTCCTATTGAGCTAAGTGCTGGACAGGTTTTTGACCATGTTCTTAAGTATTGGGATGCAGGAACTGTGTCCCAATTGATTAGTCATGAACAAGAACAAATCCCTATCGTTGTGCAAGATTTGGATTCCGGCGTGAAGCATGATATATATCTGGTCAGGTCGAAGGAAGGCGGCGTTGGTGGTGAAGAAAAATACAAGATTCATCTTcactggaagaagaagaatgtcAAGAAGCAAGGTGACAAGGATACTTTGTCAATTGGCATGTATTGGAATACTAGTTCTTCTTGTTTATGTTTATCTGTTTTGGATGGTCCATGTTGA